The Terriglobia bacterium genome contains the following window.
ACCAAAGGCCGCGGCAACGGCTACGTGGTGACGCTTGGGGGCAGGCGCGTCTATATCAGCGGCGACACCGAGGACATCCCTGAAATGCGCGCACTGAAGAACATCGACGTGGCGTTTGTCTGCATGAACCTGCCCTACACGATGACGGTCGAACAGGCCG
Protein-coding sequences here:
- a CDS encoding MBL fold metallo-hydrolase is translated as TKGRGNGYVVTLGGRRVYISGDTEDIPEMRALKNIDVAFVCMNLPYTMTVEQAAGAVRAFKPKVVYPYHYRGSDTEKFKQLVGNDSGVEVRLRDWYK